GAGATGGTGATGCCGGGCGACAACGTGGAGCTTTTGATCGAGTTGATCACGCCGATCGCGATGGAGAAAGAGCTTCGTTTCGCGATTCGTGAGGGCGGCCGTACGGTGGGCGCCGGCGTGGTGACCGAGATTATTGA
Above is a window of bacterium DNA encoding:
- the tuf gene encoding elongation factor Tu (EF-Tu; promotes GTP-dependent binding of aminoacyl-tRNA to the A-site of ribosomes during protein biosynthesis; when the tRNA anticodon matches the mRNA codon, GTP hydrolysis results; the inactive EF-Tu-GDP leaves the ribosome and release of GDP is promoted by elongation factor Ts; many prokaryotes have two copies of the gene encoding EF-Tu) yields the protein EMVMPGDNVELLIELITPIAMEKELRFAIREGGRTVGAGVVTEIIE